Proteins from one Sylvia atricapilla isolate bSylAtr1 chromosome 1, bSylAtr1.pri, whole genome shotgun sequence genomic window:
- the MED10 gene encoding mediator of RNA polymerase II transcription subunit 10 isoform X2, which translates to MAEKFDSLEEHLEKFVENIRQLGIIVSDFQPSSQTGLNQKLNFMVTGLQDIDKCRQQLHDISVPLEVFEYIDQGRNPQLYTKECLERALAKNEQVKGKIDTMKKFKSLLIQELTKVFPEDMAKYKAIRGEDPPP; encoded by the exons ATGGCGGAGAAGTTCGACTCCCTGGAGGAGCACCTGGAGAAGTTCGTGGAGAACATCAGGCAGCTCGGCATCATCGTCAGCGacttccagcccagcagccagacGGGGCTCAATCAGAAATT GAATTTCATGGTGACGGGCTTGCAGGATATCGACAAATGCCGGCAGCAGCTTCACGATATCAGCGTGCCCTTGGAAGTTTTTGA ATACATAGATCAAGGCCGCAACCCTCAGCTTTACACTAAAGAGTGTCTGGAGCGAGCTTTGGCTAAAAATGAgcaagtgaaaggaaaaattgaCACTATGAAG aaatTTAAAAGCCTATTAATTCAAGAACTGACAAAGGTGTTCCCAGAAGATATGGCAAAGTACAAAGCTATTAGAGGAGAAGATCCTCCTCCTTAA